Proteins encoded within one genomic window of Humulus lupulus chromosome 1, drHumLupu1.1, whole genome shotgun sequence:
- the LOC133792479 gene encoding uncharacterized protein LOC133792479: MFKLLNRNLRLLYSRFRWRIRRRSKPKVIIRRFGKSSSKPHDRAQTEPTRVSGSVASAAVHPNGHLGESTTTITSVRVATFNAALFSMAPAVPKMANFDDENGDVLKTRSLNLRTKSANDRPKSILKQSPLHPNSINITNNSSENLSKQQKFTKSKLRVSINLPDNEISLLRNRKLSFAEDESEREKEGSSSITRFLRGKAPLRSSVSFSGSIDQGGDGDDAFRSRRTVLEVLKELDADILALQDVKAEEEKAMKPLSDLASALGMSYVFAESWAPEYGNAILSKWPIKHWKVQKIFDDTDFRNVLKATIDVPQVGEINFHCTHLDHLDENWRMKQINAIIQSNNEPHILVGGLNSLEETDYSQERWSDIVKYYEELGKPTPKVEVMKYLKSKEYTDAKDYAGECESVVMIAKGQSVQGTCKYGTRVDYILGSPNSCYQFVPGSYSVFSSKGTSDHHIVRVDITKVDNIGQENVNRKKRHTKKKVVKITGSSQSKGIWKTHTLD, encoded by the exons ATGTTTAAACTCCTCAACCGGAACCTTCGTCTTCTGTACTCACGTTTCCGATGGCGGATTCGCCGCCGGTCAAAACCCAAAGTCATTATCAGGAGGTTCGGAAAATCGAGCTCCAAACCTCACGACCGAGCCCAAACGGAACCAACCAGGGTTTCTGGCTCAGTGGCATCGGCTGCGGTACACCCAAATGGTCATTTAGGTGAATCGACGACGACTATAACGTCTGTACGGGTTGCGACGTTTAACGCTGCCCTGTTTTCTATGGCTCCAGCGGTACCCAAGATGGCAAACTTCGACGACGAAAACGGCGACGTTTTAAAGACTAGGAGCCTCAATTTACGAACCAAGTCAGCTAATGACCGACCTAAGAGTATTCTCAAGCAATCTCCATTACATCCCAATTCCATAAATATTACTAATAATAGCTCTGAAAATCTCTCTAAGCAACAGAAGTTCACGAAATCGAAATTGAGGGTTTCGATTAATTTGCCAGATAATGAGATTTCGTTACTGCGAAATAGGAAATTAAGCTTCGCGGAagatgagagtgagagagagaaagagggttcTTCTTCCATCACTAGATTTCTCAGAGGGAAAGCTCCATTGAGATCGAGTGTGAGCTTTTCCGGCAGTATTGACCAGGGTGGAGATGGAGATGATGCGTTCAGAAGCAGAAGGACTGTGCTGGAAGTTTTGAAAGAGCTAGACGCTGATATATTAGCTCTGCAAGATGTGAAAGCAGAGGAAGAAAAAGCCATGAAACCCTTGTCAGATTTAGCTTCGGCTTTGGGTATGAGCTACGTTTTCGCCGAGAGTTGGGCGCCGGAATACGGCAACGCCATCTTGTCAAAGTGGCCCATTAAGCACTGGAAGGTTCAGAAGATTTTCGACGACACTGATTTCAG GAATGTTCTGAAGGCCACAATTGATGTTCCTCAAGTTGGAGAAATTAACTTCCACTGTACCCACCTTGATCACCTAGATGAAAATTGGCGCATGAAGCAGATAAACGCCATAATTCAATCCAATAACGAGCCCCACATCTTAGTTGGAGGCCTCAACTCCCTTGAAGAGACAGATTACTCACAAGAAAGATGGTCTGACATTGTAAAG TACTATGAAGAGCTAGGAAAGCCCACGCCAAAGGTCGAAGTAATGAAATATTTAAAGAGTAAAGAGTACACAGATGCTAAGGATTACGCTGGAGAATGTGAGTCAGTTGTGATGATAGCCAAAGGCCAAA GTGTACAAGGGACATGTAAGTATGGAACTCGAGTAGATTACATATTGGGTTCTCCAAACTCTTGTTACCAGTTTGTCCCTGGATCATACTCGGTCTTTTCATCCAAGGGTACTTCTGATCACCACATAGTGAGAGTTGACATAACAAAAGTAGATAACATTGGTCAAGAAAATGTCAACAGAAAGAAACGCCATACTAAGAAGAAAGTTGTAAAGATAACAGGATCTTCTCAATCAAAAGGTATATGGAAAACACATACGTTAGACTGA